ATTCTCAAAAGTTGAACCAGTTTTATCAATTCAACAAGAACAACCAGAATTGAAATTAGAACCAATTTCAATTACTCCAGAAGTTCAAGTTCAAGCACAACCTAAACCAACAAGAGTTCAAATCAGAGATTCAATCCAACAACAAGCTCAATTTGAACGTGAACTACCTAGATTAGTTCAACCAGTTGAACAAGTTAAAGTTACTAGATTAGATGATCTAATTGAATTAGAATACGACGAACCAGCTAAATCATTAAGTCAAGTTCTAGAAGAAATTGAACCATCAATCAAACAACAACCATCACTTGATAGTTTAATGCCTAAGGTTAATAAACAAGTTAACAAGGCTAAAGTTGTTCAACAACAACAACAACAACCAATTCATAATGAGTTATTAAAAGCTCAACAAGCAATGCAAGCTAACAGCTTCAATGCTAATGCTTTTAATAACCAAATTAACGAACAAAAACCAATCATTCAAGAACGTCATATCATTGAAGAATGAGATGATGAAGTAAGTCAAGAAGTTGTTGCGCCTAAAAAACCATTGAGTGCAAAACAAATGGAGTTCTTAATTCAACAAGCAGTTGATTTTGAAGAAGAAGACACTCCTGTTGTTGTTCAGAAAAAACCAACTAAATCAATTCAACAACAAGTTGATGAACTATCAACTGCTGAAGTTGAAATCCAACCAACTCCTGTAATTCAACCTACACCAGTTCAACCAGTAGTTCAACCAACCCCAGTTGTTCAACCAACACCTGTTGTTCAACCAACAATCAACCAAACAATAACTGCTCAACCTGTTGAACAAAACTTATTCTTAGAACCTGAAATCAAAGTTCAACCACAAGCTTTATACACAGCTTCAAGAGAACAAAAACACATTCTAAACAACGACAACTACATCCCTGGTGTGACTCAAGCTGTTAATGAACCAGCACCAAGCATCAATATCAACCCACAAGTAGTTCAACCAACCAACGAAGTTCTAAGACCACAACCACTAAGAGAACAACAACCTGAACACTACCACCAAGAATTAAACAACTACCAACCAACTCACCAACCACACTATCACCAAGAAGCTTATAGTCAAAACCAATACCAAGACTATGATGCTAGATATGTAGATCATCACGATCACTATGCTAATGATCGTTATGATCACTATCACGATCAACAAAATCAATACGTTGATCAACGCCCTGGTCACGATCAATACTACGATCAACCAAGATATGAAGAATATCCTGAATCATATGAACCAGGATATGGTTCATATCAAGACCAACCAAGAAGAAGTGCTTCAAATGATTATCAATCTAGATATGAACCTAGATATGAACAATATGAAGCATATGAACCTAAACCATATCAACCTAGAAGATTTGAACAACCTAGAAGATATGAAGATGATTCATATCTAAATCAACAACGATATGAACCATCATATCAACCATATGAACCAAGAGCTAAGTTTGAAATCAGAAAACCAGCTGCTTATGAATTAAATAAACCTTCTAGAAGATATAGCTATATTTCTTCTAGAAGATCAGAACCAAGATTTGAATCTAGAATGATGCCAAACAATTTAGCTAGAAGAGAATTAAACTATTTAAGACACAAAGAAGGTTATGGTTATGATTATGATCGTCCATCAACACAATACTACCGATCAAACTATGACACTTATGTAGGTGAGATCAGAAGACCAACAAGACCATTATTAACAGGATCTAGTGCTTCTAGACCAATAGCTAGACCGATTGCTCCAGTTATTGCGCCAAGAAGAGTGTTACCACCTAGAAGAGTGAGCGTAACACCAGTTGGTGTTAGAAGAGCTTCTTACATGCCACCAATGCGTGGTGGAATGATGCGCTCACGTTATTCAGCTAGAAGACCAGTAATGTCAAGAGGTTATTGGTAATGAATAGTGAACAAAGCCAAGATGTCGCCTTGCAGTTCTTCATAGAACACACAGCTTACTCGCGGCGTGATATAGTTAGCATCACTCAAATCCATAACGGGTTTACCAACTTGTCTTTTTTGATCATAACTAGTGATGATCAAAAATACCAAGTGCGGTTTGCTAGAAACAATGAATTAGTTTCTAGAACTAATGAATACAATGTGATCAAAGCGCTGAATATTGACTTATTCATCTACTTTGATCAAGACACTGGTGATTGCATTAAAAAATGAATTCCAGGTAAAGAAGTTGATTATTTTGATCGACTTCGGCTTGATAATTTAGCAATAGCAATCAAAAAGATCCACCAAGTCGATCTTAATAATCTAAACATCCTACCAATTGACTGGTTTAAGGGAATTGAGAATGCTAAATTATCAACCCGACATAAAAAGCTTTATGTCGAATTGATAAATAAGTATAAAGATCTACCAACAACTTTAACCCATTCAGATCTAAATGCCCACAATATGTTGGTAGATCAGTTTAATCAGATTCATCTGATTGACTATGAATGGTCAAGGATTAACACGCCATACTTTGATTTAGCAAACATGGCGCGAGAATCACTAAACTTAGATCAAGCTTACTATTTGCTTCATGCTTATGGTGGGTTGGATCAAAAAGTCTTTGAGGACTTTTTGATCATCACTTGTTTGTTTGCACTCATCTGAACTTACAATATGAAACAAACAGATAAAATCATTGCTTATCGCAAGATGGTGCAAACGCGTCTAGACGAGTATCTAAGATTGTTCACTACCCATTAGAGTAGTAGAAAAAGAGTAAAAATATATTAAAATTAATTGATTATGTTGAAAAATAAACGGTTAAAATCAAAACTTCTAAGCATAATGGCAACTTTACCAGCTGGTATTGTGCTAGCTAGTGGTTTTGTTATTGATAACAAAACAAATCAAACTTCAAACGAATTAGTATTACACGCTGAAGGTGATAACGGTCAAAACAATCAAGTTGTAACAAAACCACCAATTACAGAAGAACCTTGATTTTGA
The Mycoplasma sp. E35C DNA segment above includes these coding regions:
- a CDS encoding phosphotransferase, which translates into the protein MNSEQSQDVALQFFIEHTAYSRRDIVSITQIHNGFTNLSFLIITSDDQKYQVRFARNNELVSRTNEYNVIKALNIDLFIYFDQDTGDCIKKWIPGKEVDYFDRLRLDNLAIAIKKIHQVDLNNLNILPIDWFKGIENAKLSTRHKKLYVELINKYKDLPTTLTHSDLNAHNMLVDQFNQIHLIDYEWSRINTPYFDLANMARESLNLDQAYYLLHAYGGLDQKVFEDFLIITCLFALIWTYNMKQTDKIIAYRKMVQTRLDEYLRLFTTH